One window from the genome of Pieris rapae chromosome 8, ilPieRapa1.1, whole genome shotgun sequence encodes:
- the LOC110999501 gene encoding diacylglycerol kinase theta isoform X4, giving the protein MAQAAPASAQRTHSFAKKTFHKPTYCHHCSDLLWGLIGQGYGCEVCNFIVHERCVGQVVTPCCGVAPSLIKNPVAHCWSEPTHHKRKFCTVCRKRLDELPALHCMICEYYVHGECVDFAAADCKENATYCAGSEPRHFHHWREGNLPANSKCSACRRACWSAECLTGYRCEWCGSTCHAGCRALITEECNFGTLQPIFLPPSAVSIPRTEVPMEAIIGVHVRPPPSQRDFGCPRRRRWTPRLVTLARRLLPASCTPHHGASPPYSRARSVSEEFSSGCEGRSGSGGGSTGAPADQEHKPDHKQHRDRTPDDRDEEVVKVYDGEAAWSRRLYRPVVVGRNWNERELVAAALRAFHVARDPDQFELTDALAGEEPPLKDPTPLARVTRLPNKRPAVFLRFKEPETGGGEVRVYPGRIAGAGDTFVTVPCTGDESVADLMASALERFGLDPSSATQDYRCSEILLDRGVSERVLEEDERPWRILVRLARDSVRRMELARFYLQPRRDPHGPTLALFVASLPPGLSERNYETILVEFLGADNKFTSIGPIYYEYGSMVITYEDASKAVRALYALREAKYEDKHLLVMLLPSIEPSMVPAGVKPLLVFVNVKSGGCQGLELISSFRKLLNPYQVFDLENGGPLPGLYVFRHIPNYKILVCGGDGTIGWVLQCLDNVGQDSQCSNPPCAIVPLGTGNDLARVLRWGSGYTGCEDPMSLLRDVIDAEEIRLDRWTVVFHPEDKQDEPKDLSKQTLPVFTCVGLGSQSEDNSQILVMNNYFGIGIDADLCLDFHNAREENPNKFNSRLRNKGVYVKMGLRKMVGRKMCKDLHKAVKLEVDGKPVELPAVEGIIILNILSWGSGANPWGPEKDDQFNKPNHWDGMLEVVGVTGVVHLGQIQSGLRGAMRIAQGGHIKINLKSEIPVQVDGEPWVAAPSEVVVLKSALKATMLKKSKRGSGAGPPAGP; this is encoded by the exons tgtGCAACTTCATAGTGCACGAGCGATGCGTCGGACAGGTGGTAACGCCGTGCTGTGGAGTGGCGCCGAGCCTTATAAAG AACCCAGTGGCTCACTGTTGGTCAGAGCCGACCCACCACAAACGGAAATTCTGTACGGTGTGTCGGAAACGACTTGACGAACTACCAGCTTTACATTGTATGA TATGCGAATACTACGTCCACGGAGAATGTGTGGACTTCGCGGCGGCAGACTGCAAAGAGAACGCCACATACTGCGCGGGCAGCGAACCCCGGCATTTCCATCACTGGAGAGAAGGCAATCTGCCTGCAAACTCCAAGTGTTCGGCGTGTCGAAGGGCTTGCTGGTCAGCCGAATGCCTCACCGGCTACCGCTGCGAATGGTGTGGCAGTACT TGTCACGCAGGCTGCCGTGCGCTAATAACAGAAGAATGCAACTTTGGAACATTACAACCGATCTTCCTGCCTCCGTCAGCGGTCTCCATCCCGCGCACAGAGGTGCCCATGGAGGCCATCATAGGCGTGCACGTGCGGCCTCCACCCTCGCAGCGGGACTTCGGTTGCC CGCGGCGGCGAAGATGGACCCCGCGGTTGGTCACCCTGGCGCGGAGGCTGCTGCCTGCATCCTGCACGCCGCACCATGGCGCTTCGCCCCCGTACTCTAGAG CTCGCAGCGTCAGTGAGGAGTTCAGTTCAGGCTGCGAGGGCCGGTCAGGGTCCGGTGGAGGGTCTACAGGCGCACCTGCGGACCAGGAGCACAAACCTGACCACAAACAGCATAGAGATCGAACGCCAGACGATAGAGATGAAG AGGTAGTGAAAGTATACGACGGTGAAGCGGCGTGGTCACGTCGCTTGTACCGTCCAGTCGTGGTCGGGAGGAATTGGAACGAACGGGAGCTCGTAGCTGCGGCCCTAAGAGCTTTCCACGTGGCCCGGGATCCAGACCAGTTCGAACTGACAGATGCTCTGGCGGGGGAAGAGCCGCCCCTGAAAGACCCAACGCCGTTGGCTCGCGTCACGCGGCTGCCGAACAAGCGTCCCGCTGTATTCCTACGGTTTAA AGAACCAGAAACTGGGGGTGGAGAAGTGCGAGTGTACCCGGGCCGAATAGCGGGTGCGGGTGACACGTTCGTAACTGTACCGTGTACGGGGGATGAGTCCGTTGCTGACCTTATGGCCTCCGCCTTAGAACGGTTCGGCCTGGACCCCTCCTCTGCCACGCAGGACTACCGCTGCTCTGAGATTCTACTGGATCGAGGAG TGTCAGAACGTGTGTTAGAAGAAGACGAGCGGCCGTGGCGGATTCTAGTCCGCCTGGCGCGCGATTCGGTCCGGCGAATGGAGCTGGCgcggttttatttacaaccGCGTCGAGACCCGCACGGGCCGACCTTAGCTTTATTTGTTGCTTCCTTACCTCCTGGCCTCTCGGAACGGAATTACGAGACTATACTTGTAGAATTTTTAGGTGCAG ATAATAAGTTCACATCAATCGGTCCGATTTACTACGAGTACGGGTCGATGGTGATCACGTATGAGGACGCCAGTAAGGCAGTGCGCGCCCTCTACGCGCTCAGAGAGGCCAAATATGAAGATAAGCATTTATTAG TGATGCTGCTACCGAGCATCGAACCTTCCATGGTCCCGGCGGGGGTGAAGCCTCTCCTAGTGTTCGTGAACGTGAAGTCCGGTGGTTGCCAGGGCCTGGAACTCATCTCCTCCTTTCGGAAACTCCTCAACCCGTATCAAGTTTTCGATTTAGAAAACGGTGGTCCGTTACCTGG GCTGTACGTATTCCGTCATATTCCTAATTATAAGATACTGGTGTGCGGTGGAGACGGCACTATCGGCTGGGTTCTGCAGTGTCTCGATAACGTGGGGCAAGACTCACAATGTTCCAATCCTCCTTGCGCCATTGTGCCCCTGGGAACAG GCAACGACCTCGCCCGTGTCCTCCGCTGGGGCTCCGGTTACACTGGTTGTGAAGATCCCATGTCCTTGCTGCGTGACGTCATTGACGCTGAGGAGATCCGGCTCGATCGCTGGACCGTCGTCTTCCATCCTGAGGACAAGCAGGACGAACCAAAAGACCTCTCCAAACAGACCTTACCCG TGTTCACCTGTGTCGGGCTAGGTTCCCAGAGCGAGGACAACTCGCAAATCCTGGTCATGAACAATTACTTTGGCATCGGGATCGACGCCGACCTCTGTCTAGACTTCCATAACGCGAGAGAGGAGAATCCAAACAAATTCAATAGCAG GTTACGCAATAAGGGTGTGTATGTAAAGATGGGTCTTCGTAAGATGGTGGGTCGCAAGATGTGCAAAGACCTTCACAAGGCTGTCAAGCTGGAGGTGGACGGTAAACCTGTCGAGCTGCCCGCTGTCGAGGGAATCATCATCCTAAACATTCTTAG CTGGGGCTCGGGTGCGAACCCGTGGGGTCCGGAGAAGGATGACCAGTTCAACAAGCCCAACCATTGGGACGGCATGTTGGAGGTGGTTGGCGTCACGGGAGTAGTTCACCTTGGCCAAATACAGTCCGGTCTGAGAGGCGCTATGCGAATTGCACAG GGCGGACACATAAAGATCAATCTCAAAAGCGAGATCCCCGTACAAGTTGATGGGGAGCCATGGGTGGCTGCACCGAGTGAAGTCGTCGTACTCAAATCCGCACTCAAG
- the LOC110999501 gene encoding diacylglycerol kinase theta isoform X3: MSCESLVSQVSTIFCSALRRRAWFRWCPQKLCNFIVHERCVGQVVTPCCGVAPSLIKNPVAHCWSEPTHHKRKFCTVCRKRLDELPALHCMICEYYVHGECVDFAAADCKENATYCAGSEPRHFHHWREGNLPANSKCSACRRACWSAECLTGYRCEWCGSTCHAGCRALITEECNFGTLQPIFLPPSAVSIPRTEVPMEAIIGVHVRPPPSQRDFGCPRRRRWTPRLVTLARRLLPASCTPHHGASPPYSRARSVSEEFSSGCEGRSGSGGGSTGAPADQEHKPDHKQHRDRTPDDRDEEVVKVYDGEAAWSRRLYRPVVVGRNWNERELVAAALRAFHVARDPDQFELTDALAGEEPPLKDPTPLARVTRLPNKRPAVFLRFKEPETGGGEVRVYPGRIAGAGDTFVTVPCTGDESVADLMASALERFGLDPSSATQDYRCSEILLDRGVSERVLEEDERPWRILVRLARDSVRRMELARFYLQPRRDPHGPTLALFVASLPPGLSERNYETILVEFLGADNKFTSIGPIYYEYGSMVITYEDASKAVRALYALREAKYEDKHLLVMLLPSIEPSMVPAGVKPLLVFVNVKSGGCQGLELISSFRKLLNPYQVFDLENGGPLPGLYVFRHIPNYKILVCGGDGTIGWVLQCLDNVGQDSQCSNPPCAIVPLGTGNDLARVLRWGSGYTGCEDPMSLLRDVIDAEEIRLDRWTVVFHPEDKQDEPKDLSKQTLPVFTCVGLGSQSEDNSQILVMNNYFGIGIDADLCLDFHNAREENPNKFNSRLRNKGVYVKMGLRKMVGRKMCKDLHKAVKLEVDGKPVELPAVEGIIILNILSWGSGANPWGPEKDDQFNKPNHWDGMLEVVGVTGVVHLGQIQSGLRGAMRIAQGGHIKINLKSEIPVQVDGEPWVAAPSEVVVLKSALKATMLKKRAKVRRRSTEPTLAPPAPPPPPPPPPDS; encoded by the exons tgtGCAACTTCATAGTGCACGAGCGATGCGTCGGACAGGTGGTAACGCCGTGCTGTGGAGTGGCGCCGAGCCTTATAAAG AACCCAGTGGCTCACTGTTGGTCAGAGCCGACCCACCACAAACGGAAATTCTGTACGGTGTGTCGGAAACGACTTGACGAACTACCAGCTTTACATTGTATGA TATGCGAATACTACGTCCACGGAGAATGTGTGGACTTCGCGGCGGCAGACTGCAAAGAGAACGCCACATACTGCGCGGGCAGCGAACCCCGGCATTTCCATCACTGGAGAGAAGGCAATCTGCCTGCAAACTCCAAGTGTTCGGCGTGTCGAAGGGCTTGCTGGTCAGCCGAATGCCTCACCGGCTACCGCTGCGAATGGTGTGGCAGTACT TGTCACGCAGGCTGCCGTGCGCTAATAACAGAAGAATGCAACTTTGGAACATTACAACCGATCTTCCTGCCTCCGTCAGCGGTCTCCATCCCGCGCACAGAGGTGCCCATGGAGGCCATCATAGGCGTGCACGTGCGGCCTCCACCCTCGCAGCGGGACTTCGGTTGCC CGCGGCGGCGAAGATGGACCCCGCGGTTGGTCACCCTGGCGCGGAGGCTGCTGCCTGCATCCTGCACGCCGCACCATGGCGCTTCGCCCCCGTACTCTAGAG CTCGCAGCGTCAGTGAGGAGTTCAGTTCAGGCTGCGAGGGCCGGTCAGGGTCCGGTGGAGGGTCTACAGGCGCACCTGCGGACCAGGAGCACAAACCTGACCACAAACAGCATAGAGATCGAACGCCAGACGATAGAGATGAAG AGGTAGTGAAAGTATACGACGGTGAAGCGGCGTGGTCACGTCGCTTGTACCGTCCAGTCGTGGTCGGGAGGAATTGGAACGAACGGGAGCTCGTAGCTGCGGCCCTAAGAGCTTTCCACGTGGCCCGGGATCCAGACCAGTTCGAACTGACAGATGCTCTGGCGGGGGAAGAGCCGCCCCTGAAAGACCCAACGCCGTTGGCTCGCGTCACGCGGCTGCCGAACAAGCGTCCCGCTGTATTCCTACGGTTTAA AGAACCAGAAACTGGGGGTGGAGAAGTGCGAGTGTACCCGGGCCGAATAGCGGGTGCGGGTGACACGTTCGTAACTGTACCGTGTACGGGGGATGAGTCCGTTGCTGACCTTATGGCCTCCGCCTTAGAACGGTTCGGCCTGGACCCCTCCTCTGCCACGCAGGACTACCGCTGCTCTGAGATTCTACTGGATCGAGGAG TGTCAGAACGTGTGTTAGAAGAAGACGAGCGGCCGTGGCGGATTCTAGTCCGCCTGGCGCGCGATTCGGTCCGGCGAATGGAGCTGGCgcggttttatttacaaccGCGTCGAGACCCGCACGGGCCGACCTTAGCTTTATTTGTTGCTTCCTTACCTCCTGGCCTCTCGGAACGGAATTACGAGACTATACTTGTAGAATTTTTAGGTGCAG ATAATAAGTTCACATCAATCGGTCCGATTTACTACGAGTACGGGTCGATGGTGATCACGTATGAGGACGCCAGTAAGGCAGTGCGCGCCCTCTACGCGCTCAGAGAGGCCAAATATGAAGATAAGCATTTATTAG TGATGCTGCTACCGAGCATCGAACCTTCCATGGTCCCGGCGGGGGTGAAGCCTCTCCTAGTGTTCGTGAACGTGAAGTCCGGTGGTTGCCAGGGCCTGGAACTCATCTCCTCCTTTCGGAAACTCCTCAACCCGTATCAAGTTTTCGATTTAGAAAACGGTGGTCCGTTACCTGG GCTGTACGTATTCCGTCATATTCCTAATTATAAGATACTGGTGTGCGGTGGAGACGGCACTATCGGCTGGGTTCTGCAGTGTCTCGATAACGTGGGGCAAGACTCACAATGTTCCAATCCTCCTTGCGCCATTGTGCCCCTGGGAACAG GCAACGACCTCGCCCGTGTCCTCCGCTGGGGCTCCGGTTACACTGGTTGTGAAGATCCCATGTCCTTGCTGCGTGACGTCATTGACGCTGAGGAGATCCGGCTCGATCGCTGGACCGTCGTCTTCCATCCTGAGGACAAGCAGGACGAACCAAAAGACCTCTCCAAACAGACCTTACCCG TGTTCACCTGTGTCGGGCTAGGTTCCCAGAGCGAGGACAACTCGCAAATCCTGGTCATGAACAATTACTTTGGCATCGGGATCGACGCCGACCTCTGTCTAGACTTCCATAACGCGAGAGAGGAGAATCCAAACAAATTCAATAGCAG GTTACGCAATAAGGGTGTGTATGTAAAGATGGGTCTTCGTAAGATGGTGGGTCGCAAGATGTGCAAAGACCTTCACAAGGCTGTCAAGCTGGAGGTGGACGGTAAACCTGTCGAGCTGCCCGCTGTCGAGGGAATCATCATCCTAAACATTCTTAG CTGGGGCTCGGGTGCGAACCCGTGGGGTCCGGAGAAGGATGACCAGTTCAACAAGCCCAACCATTGGGACGGCATGTTGGAGGTGGTTGGCGTCACGGGAGTAGTTCACCTTGGCCAAATACAGTCCGGTCTGAGAGGCGCTATGCGAATTGCACAG GGCGGACACATAAAGATCAATCTCAAAAGCGAGATCCCCGTACAAGTTGATGGGGAGCCATGGGTGGCTGCACCGAGTGAAGTCGTCGTACTCAAATCCGCACTCAAG